The Strix aluco isolate bStrAlu1 chromosome 19, bStrAlu1.hap1, whole genome shotgun sequence genome contains a region encoding:
- the TRPV3 gene encoding transient receptor potential cation channel subfamily V member 3 produces the protein MIKDNNEIIPLMGKKTNPSGIPPSNQQEKKPTESTPTKKSSHFFLEIDGFESNATPNNTSPPVFSKPMDSNIRPCASGNGEDMDSPQSLQDDATEYSPNVDSCCANISQGPEQTSARKKLKRYIFRAVSEGNIEELQCLLAELKERSNACPNMTVPDYLMKKFTASDTGKTCLMKALLNINQNTNEIVNTLLSFAEENGILERFINAAYTENAYKGQTALNIAIERRQYEITQSLIEKGADVNAHAQGIFFNPKHKHEGFYFGETALALAACTNQPDIIQLLMDNTRTNITSQDSRGNNILHALVTVAEDFKTQNDFVIRMYDMILLKSKDRNLETTKNKEGLTPLQLAAKTGKLEILKYILSREIRDKPNRGLSRKFTDWAYGPVQSSLYDLTELDTTADNSVLEIIVYNTNIGNRHEMLTLEPLNSLLRMKWKKFARHMFFMSCWFYFLYNVTLTLVSYHRPNENEAPPYPLALTRGVGWLQLSGQVMVMLGAIFLAIKESVAIFLLRPSDLHSILSDAWFHFAFFIQALLVIFSVFLYLFSYKEHLVCLVLAMALGWANMLYFTRGFQSMGIYSVMIQKVILQDVIKFLVVYIVFLLGFGVALAALIETCQDGSECHSNSSLGPVLMDLFKLTLGLGDLEIQQNSKYPVLFLLLLITYVVLTFVLLLNMLIALMGETVEDISKESEHIWKLQRARTILEFEKFLPKCLRKKFQLGERCKVAENDTRVCLRINEVKWTEWKTHVSFINEDPGPTDPSKVQDNSRTNSKNTLNTFEEMDDLPETSV, from the exons ATGATTAAAGATAACAACGAAATTATTCCACTAATGGGCAAGAAAACTAATCCGTCTGGTATTCCCCCTTCAAACCAGCAAGAGAAAAAGCCGACTGAAAGCACTCCCACAAAGAAAAG TTCACACTTTTTTCTGGAGATTGATGGTTTTGAAAGCAATGCAACTCCAAATAATACGTCTCCCCCTGTGTTTTCAAAACCAATGGATTCAAATATTCGTCCATG tGCATCTGGAAATGGTGAAGATATGGATTCCCCACAGTCTCTTCAGGATGATGCAACTGAATATAGCCCTAATGTAGACAGTTGTTG TGCTAACATATCACAAGGACCTGAGCAGACTAGTGCCCGGAAGAAGTTGAAAAGATACATATTTCGGGCAGTATCTGAGGGGAACATAGAAGAATTGCAATGtctgctggcagagctgaaggAACGATCGAATGCATGTCCAAACATGACTGTGCCAG ATTATCTGATGAAAAAATTCACAGCTTCAGATACTGGCAAAACTTGTCTGATGAAAGCTCTGCTGAACATCAACCAAAACACAAATGAGATAGTGAATACACTGCTAtcctttgcagaagaaaatggtattttggaGAGATTTATCAATGCAGCATATACAGAAAATGCATATAAAG GCCAGACAGCTCTAAATATTGCTATTGAAAGAAGACAATATGAAATAACTCAGAGCCTTATAGAAAAAGGAGCTGATGTCAATGCTCATGCCCAGGGTATTTTCTTTAATCCCAAACATAAGCATGAAGGCTTTTATTTTG GTGAAACTGCACTAGCGTTAGCTGCATGTACGAATCAACCAGACATAATTCAACTGTTAATGGACAATACCAGGACTAATATTACTTCTCAGGATTCCAGAGGAAACAATATCCTCCATGCATTGGTTACTGTGGCAGAGGACTTTAAAACCCAGAACGACTTTGTAATCAGAATGTATGATATGATTTTGTTGAAAAGTAAAGACAGAAATTTGGAAACAACAAAGAATAAGGAGGGTTTGACACCACTACAATTAGCTGCAAAAACGGGGAAATTAGAG ATTCTGAAATACATCCTGAGCAGAGAGATAAGGGATAAGCCTAACAGGGGCCTGTCAAGAAAATTCACAGACTGGGCTTATGGTCCTGTTCAATCTTCTCTTTATGATCTGACAGAACTAGATACCACCGCAGACAACTCAGTATTGGAAATCATTGTCTATAATACAAATATTGGT aatCGTCATGAAATGCTGACTTTGGAGCCTCTGAATTCACTCCTGCGAATGAAATGGAAGAAGTTTGCACGACACATGTTTTTTATGTCATGTTGGTTTTATTTCCTATACAATGTAACATTAACGTTAGTTTCCTACCACAGGCCTAATGAAAATGAA GCTCCACCTTATCCACTAGCTCTTACGCGTGGTGTGGGATGGCTACAGTTATCAGGACAGGTGATGGTTATGTTAGGAGCAATATTTTTAGCCATAAAAGAG AGTGTAGCCATCTTTCTGCTTAGGCCCTCAGACCTGCACTCAATTCTCTCCGATGCGTGGTTCCACTTTGCATT ttttataCAAGCTTTGCTTGTGatcttctctgtctttttgtACTTGTTTTCCTACAAAGAACACCTCGTGTGTCTTGTTTTGGCAATGGCCCTAGGATGGGCTAATATGCTCTATTTCACCAGAGGTTTCCAGTCCATGGGCATTTACAGTGTTATGATTCAAAAG gtCATCCTGCAAGATGTGATAAAATTTTTAGTTGTCTATATCGTGTTTTTGCTGGGATTTGGCGTAG CTCTTGCTGCATTGATTGAAACTTGCCAAGATGGCAGTGAATGCCATTCCAACAGCAGTCTGGGACCTGTTCTCATGGATCTTTTTAAGCTCACCCTAGGACTGGGTGATCTGGAGATCCAGCAAAATTCAAAGTATCCTGTACTATTTCTTCTGCTCCTCATAACTTATGTTGTGTTGACTTTTGTTCTTCTCTTGAACATGCTGATTGCATTAATGGGAGAAACAGTGGAAGATATTTCTAAAGAGAGTGAGCACATCTGGAAACTCCAG AGAGCCAGAACTATTTTGGAATTTGAGAAATTCTTACcaaaatgtttgaggaaaaaATTCCAACTGGGAGAACGGTGTAAAGTGGCTGAAAATGACACCAGGGTGTGTTTAAG GATTAATGAAGTGAAATGGACCGAATGGAAAACACATGTTTCATTTATTAATGAAGATCCAGGGCCAACAG ATCCAAGCAAAGTTCAAGATAATTCAAGAACTAATAGCAAAAACACCCTGAATACATTTGAAGAAATGGATGATTTGCCTGAAACTTCTGTTTAG
- the ASPA gene encoding aspartoacylase isoform X1, producing the protein MHCICPKKALLRRQTSCMLNEQFLELLKSMTSSSVVDKPPLRRVAVFGGTHGNELSGVFLVKHWQENGAEIQRTGMEVKPFLTNPRAVKKCTRYIDCDLNRVFDPDNLGRTVVEDIPYEVRRAQEINHIFGPKGSDDAYDLIFDLHNTTSNMGGTLILENSRDDFTIQMFHYIKNALAPERCPVLLIEHPSLKYATTRSVAKHPVGVEVGPQPQGVVRADILDKMRKIVKHGLDFVQLFNEGNEFPPCTIEVFKIMEKVDYPRNKNDEVIAIIHPKLQDQDWQPLNNGDPLFLTLDGEVIAYKGDCTVYPTFINEAAYYEKKQAFVKTVKMKLTAKHIRSSVLDQNTS; encoded by the exons ATGCACTGTATCTGTCCTAAGAAAGCTCTTCTTAGGAGACAAACTTCTTGCATGTTAAATGAG CAATTCTTAGAGCTGCTGAAAAGCATGACTTCCTCTTCCGTTGTTGATAAACCTCCGCTAAGACGGGTTGCTGTCTTCGGGGGAACTCATGGCAATGAGTTATCAGGGGTATTTTTGGTCAAGCACTGGCAAGAGAATGGAGCTGAGATTCAAAGAACAGGAATGGAAGTGAAACCATTTCTTACCAACCCAAGAGCTGTGAAGAAGTGTACTAGATACATTGACTGTGATCTGAACCGTGTTTTTGACCCTGATAATCTTGG caggacagtggtggaagATATTCCATATGAAGTGAGAAGGGCTCAGGAAATCAATCATATATTTGGTCCAAAAGGTAGTGATGATGCGTATGACCTTATTTTTGACCTTCACAACACCACTTCTAACATGGGTGGTACCCTTATTCTTGAAAACTCCAGGGATGACTTTACAATTCAAATGTTTCATTATATCAAG AACGCTTTGGCTCCAGAACGCTGTCCTGTTTTGCTGATTGAACATCCTAGCTTGAAATATGCAACAACTCGATCTGTAGCAAAGCATCCTGTTg GTGTGGAGGTGGGTCCCCAGCCACAGGGTGTTGTTAGAGCTGATATTTTGGACAAAATGAGGAAGATTGTCAAACATGGCCTTGATTTTGTGCAACTTTTTAATGAAG GAAATGAATTTCCACCATGTACAATTgaggtttttaaaataatggaGAAAGTAGATTATCCCAGGAATAAGAATGATGAAGTTATTGCTATTATTCACCCTAAACTGCAG gATCAAGACTGGCAGCCACTGAACAATGGTGATCCTCTATTTTTGACTCTTGATGGAGAAGTAATTGCATATAAAGGGGACTGTACAGTCTATCCAACATTTATTAACGAAGCTGCATATTATGAAAAGAAGCAAGCTTttgtaaaaacagtgaaaatgaaactcACTGCAAAACACATCAGATCCTCAGTCTTAGACCAGAACACTTCATAA
- the ASPA gene encoding aspartoacylase isoform X2 — MTSSSVVDKPPLRRVAVFGGTHGNELSGVFLVKHWQENGAEIQRTGMEVKPFLTNPRAVKKCTRYIDCDLNRVFDPDNLGRTVVEDIPYEVRRAQEINHIFGPKGSDDAYDLIFDLHNTTSNMGGTLILENSRDDFTIQMFHYIKNALAPERCPVLLIEHPSLKYATTRSVAKHPVGVEVGPQPQGVVRADILDKMRKIVKHGLDFVQLFNEGNEFPPCTIEVFKIMEKVDYPRNKNDEVIAIIHPKLQDQDWQPLNNGDPLFLTLDGEVIAYKGDCTVYPTFINEAAYYEKKQAFVKTVKMKLTAKHIRSSVLDQNTS; from the exons ATGACTTCCTCTTCCGTTGTTGATAAACCTCCGCTAAGACGGGTTGCTGTCTTCGGGGGAACTCATGGCAATGAGTTATCAGGGGTATTTTTGGTCAAGCACTGGCAAGAGAATGGAGCTGAGATTCAAAGAACAGGAATGGAAGTGAAACCATTTCTTACCAACCCAAGAGCTGTGAAGAAGTGTACTAGATACATTGACTGTGATCTGAACCGTGTTTTTGACCCTGATAATCTTGG caggacagtggtggaagATATTCCATATGAAGTGAGAAGGGCTCAGGAAATCAATCATATATTTGGTCCAAAAGGTAGTGATGATGCGTATGACCTTATTTTTGACCTTCACAACACCACTTCTAACATGGGTGGTACCCTTATTCTTGAAAACTCCAGGGATGACTTTACAATTCAAATGTTTCATTATATCAAG AACGCTTTGGCTCCAGAACGCTGTCCTGTTTTGCTGATTGAACATCCTAGCTTGAAATATGCAACAACTCGATCTGTAGCAAAGCATCCTGTTg GTGTGGAGGTGGGTCCCCAGCCACAGGGTGTTGTTAGAGCTGATATTTTGGACAAAATGAGGAAGATTGTCAAACATGGCCTTGATTTTGTGCAACTTTTTAATGAAG GAAATGAATTTCCACCATGTACAATTgaggtttttaaaataatggaGAAAGTAGATTATCCCAGGAATAAGAATGATGAAGTTATTGCTATTATTCACCCTAAACTGCAG gATCAAGACTGGCAGCCACTGAACAATGGTGATCCTCTATTTTTGACTCTTGATGGAGAAGTAATTGCATATAAAGGGGACTGTACAGTCTATCCAACATTTATTAACGAAGCTGCATATTATGAAAAGAAGCAAGCTTttgtaaaaacagtgaaaatgaaactcACTGCAAAACACATCAGATCCTCAGTCTTAGACCAGAACACTTCATAA